The following proteins are co-located in the Campylobacter concisus genome:
- a CDS encoding GyrI-like domain-containing protein, producing MKIINLEESFEIYGVKTRTKNEDEIGGEGKITALWSKFMSEYYDGKSEIYSVYCNYESDFNGHYDNFIGTRSSHKSDEILEIKSGKYAVFSFAREPQNVAKFWGEIWRYFESSELKRAYEIDFELYSSDEIKIFISILG from the coding sequence ATGAAGATTATAAATTTAGAGGAAAGCTTTGAAATTTACGGAGTAAAAACTCGTACTAAAAATGAAGATGAGATAGGCGGTGAGGGTAAAATTACAGCTTTATGGTCTAAATTTATGAGTGAATACTATGATGGCAAGAGTGAAATTTATAGCGTTTACTGCAACTACGAAAGCGATTTTAATGGACATTACGATAACTTCATTGGCACAAGATCAAGCCACAAAAGTGATGAAATTTTAGAGATAAAAAGTGGCAAATATGCCGTTTTTAGTTTTGCAAGAGAGCCACAAAATGTTGCAAAATTTTGGGGTGAAATTTGGAGATATTTTGAAAGTAGCGAGCTAAAAAGAGCCTATGAAATAGATTTTGAGCTTTACAGCAGCGACGAGATAAAAATTTTTATATCTATTTTAGGTTAG
- the rpsP gene encoding 30S ribosomal protein S16 gives MATVVRLTRMGRKKRPFYRIVVTDSRKRRDSGWIESIGYYNPMVEPNVINFNKERLDYWKSVGAKLSDRVAQITK, from the coding sequence ATGGCAACAGTAGTAAGACTAACAAGAATGGGACGTAAGAAAAGACCTTTTTATCGTATAGTTGTTACAGATAGCAGAAAAAGACGTGATAGTGGCTGGATAGAAAGTATTGGCTATTACAACCCTATGGTTGAGCCAAATGTTATAAATTTCAACAAAGAGAGACTAGATTACTGGAAAAGCGTTGGTGCTAAACTTAGCGATAGAGTTGCACAAATTACAAAATAA
- a CDS encoding RluA family pseudouridine synthase, with translation MSEEKAYKILAKQKNISNNEAKELIDSGLVYAKGQKVMIARALMSENTKFSVEEMPKPSVIFEDENLIAINKPAAITSEKISQIYKFPLLHRLDKDTSGVLLLVKNNEFAVLAINEFKKMKVEKIYVAAVRGIMSEEVVVNEPILTIKNKNGAFSKISKDGKEAISEISPLMVTGKKTLVKVAIKTGRTHQIRVHLASLNLPIVGDEKYGKNRANRMFLHAYSIALLNYKFKAPIQKEFNSLGFELSNKFEI, from the coding sequence ATGAGTGAAGAAAAAGCGTATAAAATTTTAGCCAAACAAAAAAATATCTCAAACAATGAGGCAAAGGAGCTAATAGATAGTGGCCTTGTCTATGCTAAGGGCCAAAAGGTGATGATCGCTCGTGCACTAATGAGCGAAAACACCAAATTTAGCGTCGAAGAGATGCCAAAGCCAAGCGTTATATTTGAAGATGAAAATTTAATAGCCATAAACAAGCCTGCTGCTATAACTAGCGAAAAAATCAGTCAAATTTATAAATTTCCACTCCTTCATAGGCTCGATAAAGATACGAGTGGCGTGCTACTTCTTGTAAAAAATAATGAATTCGCAGTGCTTGCTATAAATGAGTTTAAAAAGATGAAGGTTGAGAAAATTTATGTGGCCGCAGTTAGAGGTATCATGAGCGAGGAAGTGGTCGTAAATGAGCCAATCTTAACGATAAAAAATAAAAATGGCGCTTTTTCAAAGATATCAAAAGATGGCAAAGAGGCGATCAGCGAAATTTCACCACTCATGGTTACAGGTAAAAAAACGCTTGTAAAAGTTGCCATAAAAACAGGCAGAACGCACCAGATAAGAGTGCATTTGGCTAGCTTAAATTTACCTATCGTTGGCGATGAGAAATACGGCAAGAATAGGGCAAATAGAATGTTTTTGCATGCTTATTCTATCGCTCTTTTAAACTATAAATTTAAAGCGCCGATCCAAAAAGAATTTAACTCTCTTGGATTTGAGCTATCTAATAAATTTGAAATTTAA
- the glyQ gene encoding glycine--tRNA ligase subunit alpha, which translates to MTFSQIILTLQNYWQEQGCVILQPYDMPAGAGTYHQATFLRSLGPKPWATAYVAPSRRPTDGRYGENPNRLGAYYQFQVLIKPSPENIQELYLKSLEKLGLNLKNHDIRFVEDNWESPTLGAWGLGWEVWLDGMEVTQFTYFQQVGGIACELISGEITYGLERLAMYLQDVNSVYDIVWDDTNGNIVTYADVHKQGEYEWSKYNFEVANVDMLFNQFENAFGECKRCLEAKISLPAYDYCMLAAHTFNVLDARGAISVTQRQDYILKIRELAKECALTYKESLEQK; encoded by the coding sequence ATGACATTTTCACAAATAATATTAACCCTTCAAAACTATTGGCAAGAGCAAGGTTGCGTTATACTTCAGCCATACGACATGCCAGCTGGTGCTGGTACTTATCATCAAGCGACTTTTTTAAGAAGCCTCGGACCAAAGCCGTGGGCGACGGCGTACGTAGCACCTTCTCGCCGCCCGACCGACGGTAGATACGGCGAAAACCCAAACCGCCTGGGCGCTTATTATCAGTTTCAAGTACTCATAAAACCAAGCCCAGAAAATATCCAAGAGCTTTATCTAAAAAGCCTTGAAAAGCTTGGGTTAAATTTGAAAAATCACGACATCCGCTTTGTCGAAGATAACTGGGAGAGCCCGACGCTAGGCGCTTGGGGGCTAGGCTGGGAGGTCTGGCTGGACGGTATGGAAGTGACTCAGTTTACCTATTTTCAACAAGTGGGCGGCATCGCATGCGAGCTGATCTCTGGTGAGATAACATACGGACTTGAGCGCTTGGCTATGTATTTACAAGATGTAAATAGCGTCTATGACATCGTTTGGGATGATACAAATGGAAACATCGTAACCTATGCCGACGTTCACAAACAAGGCGAGTACGAGTGGAGTAAATATAACTTTGAAGTGGCAAACGTCGATATGCTTTTTAACCAGTTTGAAAATGCATTTGGCGAGTGTAAGCGTTGCTTGGAGGCTAAAATTTCACTGCCAGCGTATGATTATTGTATGCTAGCAGCGCATACTTTTAATGTCCTTGACGCGCGTGGAGCGATCAGTGTGACGCAAAGGCAAGACTACATCCTAAAAATACGCGAGCTTGCAAAAGAGTGTGCACTAACCTACAAAGAAAGCTTGGAACAAAAGTAA
- the ffh gene encoding signal recognition particle protein, which translates to MFEQISESFRLAVSKIRFVDDEKALKNALDVLKKALLKADVHHKVTKDLLVSIESELKQTGVGQKNFLDAIKSNLTTILTAPGNQGFVYAPVAPTIVLMAGLQGSGKTTTTIKLANYLKLRKKKVLVAACDLQRLAAVEQLRQLCVANEIDLFYIENENNPIKVAKEALEKAKSGLYDVLLVDTAGRLAIDEKLMQEIKDVKNAINPHEIFYVADAMSGQDAVKTATSFNEILGISGVILSKFDSDSKGGVAISIAKQLNIPLRFIGTGEKVADIESFIPDRIVSRIMGEGDLATLIEKTSTIIDEKEAKRLKQKIKKGQFNFNDFLDQMESVKKLGSMKSLMGMIPGLSNIANQIKDIDLDNSKEILHIKAMINSMTQKERENPELLNNSRKRRLAVGSGLSQIEVNRFLKQFESASKLAKKFSGKGGVKGLTNMLSQANLKRPV; encoded by the coding sequence GTGTTCGAACAAATTAGCGAGTCTTTTAGATTAGCAGTTAGCAAGATACGTTTTGTAGATGACGAAAAAGCTCTAAAAAACGCACTTGACGTGCTTAAAAAAGCTCTTTTAAAAGCCGATGTTCATCACAAAGTCACTAAAGATCTACTTGTGTCTATTGAAAGCGAACTAAAGCAAACTGGCGTTGGTCAAAAGAATTTTCTAGATGCGATCAAGTCAAATTTAACAACTATCTTAACAGCTCCAGGCAACCAAGGCTTTGTCTATGCGCCAGTTGCACCGACCATTGTTTTGATGGCTGGCTTGCAAGGTAGCGGTAAAACAACGACAACTATCAAACTTGCAAACTATCTAAAGCTAAGAAAGAAAAAAGTTTTAGTTGCAGCTTGTGACTTGCAAAGATTAGCGGCAGTTGAGCAGCTAAGACAGCTCTGCGTTGCAAATGAGATCGATCTTTTTTATATAGAAAACGAAAACAACCCTATAAAAGTAGCAAAAGAAGCACTAGAAAAAGCAAAAAGTGGTCTTTATGATGTGCTTTTAGTGGATACCGCTGGTCGTCTTGCGATCGATGAAAAGTTGATGCAAGAGATAAAAGATGTAAAAAATGCGATAAATCCACATGAAATTTTTTACGTAGCTGATGCTATGAGTGGTCAAGATGCTGTAAAAACAGCTACAAGTTTTAATGAAATTTTGGGAATTTCTGGAGTTATCCTTTCTAAATTTGATTCTGACTCGAAGGGTGGCGTAGCTATTAGTATTGCAAAACAGCTAAATATTCCACTTAGATTTATCGGTACTGGCGAGAAAGTAGCTGATATCGAGAGTTTTATACCAGACCGCATTGTAAGCCGTATAATGGGCGAGGGTGACTTGGCCACTTTGATAGAGAAAACATCGACTATTATAGATGAGAAAGAGGCAAAACGTCTAAAACAAAAGATAAAAAAAGGTCAGTTTAACTTTAATGACTTTTTAGATCAGATGGAGAGTGTTAAAAAGCTTGGCAGCATGAAGTCTTTGATGGGAATGATACCTGGTCTTTCAAATATTGCAAATCAGATAAAAGATATAGATCTTGATAATTCAAAAGAAATTTTACATATTAAGGCTATGATAAACTCTATGACGCAAAAGGAGCGTGAAAATCCTGAACTTTTAAATAATAGTAGAAAAAGACGTTTAGCGGTTGGCTCTGGACTTTCTCAGATAGAGGTAAATCGGTTTTTAAAGCAGTTTGAAAGTGCCTCAAAACTTGCTAAGAAATTTTCAGGAAAAGGTGGAGTAAAAGGACTTACAAATATGCTTTCTCAAGCAAATTTAAAAAGACCTGTTTGA
- a CDS encoding AbgT family transporter, translating into MNKKNNSSILSFIENFGNKLPNPTMLFIYLSIITIIISFVLEKMGVGVSYQAIKDGQISQLNANVINLLSADSLRSFVLSVLKNFTNFYPLGVVFAIILGIGIADKSGLLSALMTKIALKSSKIWVTPIVIFLGVMSNVASSVGYVVLIPLGAILFAGFGRHPIAGLAAAFAGVSGGWSANLLIGTNDPMFAAFSMQAASVLNPDYVVLATANWYFMIASTFLIVFVGWFVTDKIVEPRLGKFDFLGDFSLKEHSEISAEQKRGLKFSLIALIVFVILLLVAILPSGSLFGGKGNESFMKSTFMHSIVVFMMLLFIVVGVAYGVGARSIKSSNNAIKFMEQSISELSGFLVLIFFAAQFTYLFNTSNIGLVLSIKGSIFLKEVGLTGLSLIIVFIFLIAFINLFIAVDSAKWAMMAPIFVPMFMNLGLSPELTQAAFRIGDSTTNIITPLMPFFVLIVAFMQKYNKDLKIGSVVSIMLPYTVAFLISWTALMSFWYIFDLPLGPGAVIHYVK; encoded by the coding sequence ATGAATAAAAAAAACAATAGTTCAATTTTGAGTTTTATCGAAAATTTTGGTAACAAATTGCCAAATCCAACTATGCTTTTTATCTATCTTTCGATTATTACGATAATAATATCGTTTGTGCTAGAAAAGATGGGCGTTGGTGTAAGCTATCAGGCTATCAAAGATGGACAAATATCACAGCTTAATGCAAATGTTATAAATTTGCTTTCTGCTGATAGTCTTAGATCTTTTGTTTTGTCTGTGCTTAAAAATTTTACTAATTTTTATCCTTTGGGAGTAGTTTTTGCGATTATTCTAGGTATTGGTATTGCAGACAAGTCTGGACTTTTATCAGCACTTATGACAAAGATTGCCTTAAAATCTTCCAAAATATGGGTAACTCCAATTGTTATTTTTCTTGGCGTAATGTCAAATGTTGCTTCCTCGGTTGGTTATGTTGTGCTAATCCCGCTCGGAGCTATTTTATTTGCTGGATTTGGTCGCCATCCAATTGCTGGACTAGCTGCTGCTTTTGCTGGTGTTAGCGGTGGCTGGTCGGCAAATTTATTAATCGGTACAAATGACCCTATGTTTGCGGCATTTTCTATGCAAGCAGCTAGCGTGTTAAATCCAGATTATGTAGTATTAGCAACTGCAAATTGGTACTTTATGATCGCTTCGACATTTTTGATCGTATTTGTTGGCTGGTTTGTAACGGATAAAATCGTAGAGCCTAGGCTTGGCAAATTTGATTTTTTGGGTGATTTTAGCCTGAAAGAGCATAGTGAGATAAGTGCAGAGCAAAAACGTGGCTTAAAATTTTCACTAATAGCGTTGATTGTTTTTGTGATTTTACTGCTTGTGGCTATTTTGCCTTCTGGCTCTTTATTTGGAGGAAAAGGCAATGAAAGCTTTATGAAATCTACTTTTATGCATTCTATTGTTGTTTTTATGATGTTACTTTTTATAGTGGTAGGCGTAGCTTACGGTGTAGGCGCCAGGAGTATAAAAAGCAGTAATAATGCCATAAAATTTATGGAGCAATCTATTTCTGAGCTATCAGGATTTTTGGTTTTGATATTTTTTGCAGCCCAGTTTACATATCTTTTTAATACCTCAAATATTGGGCTAGTGCTTTCTATAAAAGGTTCTATTTTTCTAAAAGAGGTCGGATTAACTGGACTTAGTCTTATCATAGTTTTTATTTTTTTGATCGCTTTTATAAATTTATTTATAGCTGTTGATTCTGCAAAGTGGGCTATGATGGCTCCGATTTTTGTACCAATGTTTATGAATCTTGGACTCTCGCCAGAGCTTACACAGGCTGCTTTTAGAATAGGCGACTCTACTACAAATATCATAACGCCTTTGATGCCGTTTTTTGTTTTGATAGTAGCTTTTATGCAAAAATACAATAAGGATTTAAAAATCGGATCGGTAGTTTCTATTATGCTTCCTTATACGGTTGCATTTTTAATTTCTTGGACAGCGCTAATGTCATTTTGGTACATTTTTGATCTACCGCTAGGACCTGGTGCAGTTATACACTATGTAAAGTAA
- a CDS encoding Nif3-like dinuclear metal center hexameric protein: MKIAEIYKILDEICPFASQESWDNSGLQVGSFDSEFERIYMSLDLDSELLQNVLPNSLIITHHPLIFKGLKSLDYSFYPSSLIREMMIKNISLISLHTNADLAFLNEKFVMQVLGLEISSKDGFLIYADVKMKFSELCKFVKEKLGLEKLRVVHAKDEISKICICTGSGGDLIQDVKADVFLTGDLKYHQALYAKENGLNLIDINHYESERYFGDFLAKYLQNLKIEVIIRNSKNPFTYC, translated from the coding sequence ATGAAAATAGCTGAAATTTATAAAATTTTAGATGAAATTTGCCCATTTGCGAGCCAAGAGTCCTGGGACAATAGTGGCCTACAAGTTGGCTCATTTGATAGCGAATTTGAGCGAATTTATATGAGTCTTGATTTAGATAGCGAACTTTTGCAAAATGTCTTGCCAAATTCGCTTATTATCACTCACCATCCGCTCATTTTTAAGGGGCTAAAAAGCCTAGACTACAGCTTTTATCCAAGCTCACTCATAAGAGAGATGATGATAAAAAATATCTCGCTTATTTCGCTTCATACAAACGCTGACCTTGCATTTTTAAATGAAAAATTTGTGATGCAGGTTTTGGGGCTTGAAATTTCAAGCAAAGATGGCTTTTTGATCTATGCTGATGTGAAGATGAAATTTAGTGAGCTTTGCAAATTTGTAAAAGAAAAACTTGGGCTAGAAAAATTAAGAGTAGTTCATGCAAAAGATGAAATTTCTAAAATTTGTATCTGTACTGGAAGTGGCGGAGATCTCATACAAGATGTAAAAGCAGACGTCTTTTTAACGGGTGATCTAAAGTATCATCAAGCCCTTTATGCAAAGGAAAACGGGCTAAATTTAATCGATATAAATCACTATGAAAGTGAACGTTATTTTGGTGATTTTTTAGCAAAATATTTGCAAAATCTGAAAATTGAAGTTATAATACGCAATTCTAAAAATCCATTTACATATTGCTAA
- the purE gene encoding 5-(carboxyamino)imidazole ribonucleotide mutase — protein MKFVSIIMGSKSDYEIVSEAAKTLEKFGVKYELIISSAHRSPKRTSEYVTNAEKKGAKVFIAAAGMAAHLAGAIAANTTKPVIGIPMAGSALSGVDALYSTVQMPSGMPVATLAIGKAGAINAAYLAVQILALGDDGLASALKADREAKIKALEEDSSKVEVIL, from the coding sequence ATGAAATTTGTTTCTATTATAATGGGAAGTAAGAGTGACTATGAGATAGTTAGTGAGGCGGCAAAAACTCTTGAAAAATTTGGCGTAAAATATGAACTGATAATCAGCTCAGCCCACAGAAGTCCAAAAAGAACTAGCGAGTACGTCACAAATGCTGAGAAAAAGGGTGCAAAAGTCTTTATCGCAGCTGCTGGTATGGCGGCTCACTTGGCTGGTGCGATTGCTGCAAATACTACAAAGCCAGTGATCGGCATACCAATGGCAGGTTCGGCTCTAAGCGGCGTTGATGCACTTTACTCAACTGTGCAAATGCCAAGTGGCATGCCAGTGGCGACATTGGCTATCGGCAAGGCTGGTGCTATAAATGCGGCCTATTTGGCGGTACAAATTTTAGCTCTTGGAGATGATGGTCTGGCAAGTGCTCTAAAAGCTGACAGAGAGGCGAAGATAAAGGCTTTAGAGGAAGACTCTTCAAAGGTTGAAGTGATACTGTAA
- a CDS encoding KH domain-containing protein, protein MVKNFLYEYAKLIADFPDKVSVDRHELGENFAEIIISADKVDTGKLIGKDGKMINAIKTVIIGCKAKDNTSYRVTVKAIE, encoded by the coding sequence ATGGTTAAAAATTTTTTATACGAATACGCCAAGTTAATTGCTGATTTTCCTGATAAAGTAAGTGTTGATCGCCACGAACTTGGTGAAAATTTTGCTGAGATAATTATAAGTGCTGATAAGGTTGATACGGGAAAACTTATCGGCAAAGATGGCAAAATGATAAACGCTATAAAGACTGTTATTATTGGTTGTAAAGCCAAAGATAATACAAGCTATAGAGTAA
- a CDS encoding peptidase U32 family protein, with translation MLKRPELLSPAGNLTKLKIALEYGADAVYGSVASFSLRTRSAREFNLETFKEAIDYTHAKGKKFYATINAFPFNSQIEPLKRHLQTISAMKPDAFIIATPGVMSLAKAIAPDIEIHLSTQANVMNVLDAKIYHDMGAKRIVVAREMNLKDVIKIKEEIPTLDIEIFVHGSMCFAYSGRCLVSSVQSGRMSNRGSCANDCRFKYELYAKNEESGVLFRLEEDEHGTHIMNSKDLCLISHIKEIVDSGVIDSLKIEGRTKSEYYAACTARAYKMAIDDAMNDKFDAQIYENEINTLKNRGFTDGYLVHRPYERTDTQNHVSSLEEGTHQVNAISEDGEFFKCKYKIFPGNSYEIVAPTGSVIEDSENEISKIYSQDGKKFIKFKQLITKKGKVMSEIHSGNENEISLGIKLPKFSFLREKI, from the coding sequence GTGCTAAAAAGGCCTGAGCTTTTATCTCCAGCTGGAAATTTAACAAAACTTAAAATAGCCCTTGAGTATGGAGCCGACGCTGTTTATGGCTCGGTGGCTAGCTTTTCACTAAGGACTAGATCGGCTAGGGAGTTTAACCTTGAAACATTCAAAGAGGCGATAGACTACACGCATGCAAAGGGAAAGAAATTTTATGCTACCATAAATGCCTTTCCTTTTAACTCTCAGATCGAGCCACTAAAAAGGCACTTGCAGACTATCTCGGCGATGAAGCCAGATGCCTTTATCATCGCAACTCCAGGCGTTATGAGTCTAGCAAAAGCCATTGCTCCTGATATTGAGATACATCTCTCAACTCAGGCAAATGTCATGAATGTGCTTGATGCAAAAATTTATCATGATATGGGCGCAAAACGAATAGTTGTCGCTCGCGAGATGAACTTAAAAGATGTCATAAAGATAAAAGAAGAAATTCCAACTCTTGATATCGAAATTTTTGTACATGGTTCGATGTGCTTTGCTTACTCTGGTAGGTGCTTAGTAAGCTCAGTGCAAAGCGGGCGTATGTCAAATCGCGGCAGCTGTGCCAACGACTGCAGATTTAAATATGAACTCTATGCCAAAAACGAAGAGAGTGGTGTGCTTTTCCGCCTAGAGGAAGACGAGCACGGCACTCATATTATGAACTCAAAAGATCTTTGCCTAATATCGCACATCAAAGAGATCGTTGATAGTGGTGTAATAGATAGCCTAAAAATAGAAGGTCGCACAAAGAGCGAGTACTATGCAGCTTGCACAGCAAGAGCCTACAAAATGGCGATAGATGATGCTATGAATGATAAATTTGACGCACAAATTTATGAAAACGAGATAAATACGCTGAAAAATCGTGGCTTTACTGATGGCTACTTGGTGCATAGACCTTATGAGCGAACCGATACACAAAATCATGTTAGCAGCCTAGAAGAGGGCACACATCAGGTAAATGCAATAAGCGAAGATGGCGAGTTTTTTAAGTGCAAATATAAAATTTTTCCAGGCAATAGCTACGAGATCGTGGCTCCTACTGGATCGGTTATAGAAGATAGTGAAAATGAAATCTCAAAGATTTATTCACAAGATGGCAAGAAATTTATCAAATTTAAACAGCTCATTACCAAAAAAGGCAAGGTTATGAGTGAAATTCATAGCGGCAATGAAAACGAGATAAGTCTTGGTATTAAGCTGCCAAAATTTAGCTTTTTGAGGGAGAAAATATGA
- a CDS encoding zinc ribbon domain-containing protein — translation MNKYLQQLVELSDLDKQIDGFIPRIQDIEKAYKNIEEECENITANIERLDEEVSDLKSQRSGTNAHIAEFSAKIKDVAKKSSSAKSEKEIKALSLEEDIAKEQLEAANEEITRLEKLIDSKNSQKDELGAKKTELEENLKNIKSKTSSELENIGKEREEVYAKKDKLIATMNQKILAFYEKIRKWAHNTAVVPVKKQACYGCFMQINDKTFSAVIKGEDIVTCPHCGRILYKQEQ, via the coding sequence ATGAATAAATACTTACAACAATTAGTTGAATTATCTGATCTTGATAAACAAATAGATGGCTTTATACCACGCATTCAAGACATAGAAAAGGCTTATAAAAATATAGAAGAAGAGTGCGAAAACATAACGGCTAATATAGAAAGACTAGATGAAGAGGTAAGTGACTTAAAATCTCAAAGATCAGGAACAAATGCTCATATAGCCGAGTTTAGTGCTAAGATAAAAGATGTAGCTAAAAAAAGCTCAAGTGCAAAAAGCGAAAAGGAGATAAAAGCTCTAAGTCTTGAAGAAGATATTGCAAAAGAGCAACTTGAGGCTGCAAATGAAGAGATTACTAGACTTGAGAAACTAATAGATAGTAAAAATAGTCAAAAAGATGAGCTTGGTGCAAAAAAAACTGAACTTGAAGAGAATTTAAAAAATATAAAAAGTAAAACTTCATCTGAGCTTGAAAATATTGGGAAAGAACGTGAAGAAGTTTATGCCAAAAAAGACAAGCTTATCGCCACTATGAATCAAAAAATTCTCGCATTTTATGAAAAAATTAGAAAATGGGCTCATAACACAGCTGTTGTTCCTGTAAAAAAACAAGCTTGTTATGGTTGCTTTATGCAGATAAATGACAAAACTTTTTCTGCTGTTATCAAGGGCGAAGATATCGTTACATGTCCGCATTGTGGCAGAATTTTATACAAACAAGAGCAATAA
- the waaA gene encoding lipid IV(A) 3-deoxy-D-manno-octulosonic acid transferase, which yields MIIIYYFLASILYLFGAIFLFFLSFKKKYHKSIPARFFLFNNPKFQDADVHFHACSFGEVQALKPLMQKFDSKAISVVTNTGFEAASKICSNTRFLPFEIFLPFWLKKSKILVIFEAELWLMLVFMAKLKGSRVILINARISDRSYKSYLKFGFFYRYLFKFIDKIYAQSELDKERLKSLGAGEIEVVGNIKAAFLPSVNKIYEKPKARVIVLASTHAGEEEMILDNLNLKENDLLIIAPRHPERFAEVEKIAIEYAKKYDFSFAKFSQTYKFEAKVNLLDTLGELVNVYAISDIVVLGGSFVPNIGGHNPIECAQFNPVILSGEFIFNQKALFSLVENIYIAKASEIGGIIDSSAKKSKIAVQASADAIIEDIRSTL from the coding sequence GTGATAATAATATATTACTTTCTAGCCTCAATACTCTATCTCTTTGGGGCTATCTTTTTATTTTTTTTAAGTTTTAAAAAAAAGTATCATAAGTCGATTCCAGCACGTTTTTTCCTCTTTAATAATCCTAAATTTCAAGATGCAGATGTTCATTTTCACGCTTGTTCATTTGGCGAGGTGCAGGCACTTAAACCTTTGATGCAAAAATTTGACAGCAAAGCCATAAGCGTTGTGACAAATACGGGCTTTGAAGCGGCAAGCAAAATTTGCTCTAACACGAGATTTTTGCCATTTGAAATTTTCTTGCCATTTTGGTTAAAAAAGAGCAAAATTTTAGTCATTTTTGAGGCTGAGCTTTGGCTTATGCTGGTTTTCATGGCGAAGCTAAAAGGCAGTCGCGTGATCCTTATAAACGCTAGAATTTCAGATAGAAGCTACAAAAGCTACTTGAAATTTGGCTTTTTTTACAGATATCTTTTTAAATTTATAGATAAAATTTACGCCCAAAGCGAGCTTGATAAAGAGCGGCTAAAGTCGCTTGGTGCAGGTGAAATAGAGGTCGTTGGCAACATAAAAGCTGCGTTTTTACCAAGTGTGAATAAAATTTATGAAAAGCCAAAAGCTAGAGTGATCGTGCTAGCAAGCACGCATGCTGGTGAAGAAGAGATGATTTTAGATAATTTAAATTTAAAAGAAAACGATCTTTTAATCATCGCACCACGCCATCCTGAAAGGTTTGCAGAGGTTGAGAAGATAGCAATAGAGTACGCCAAAAAGTATGATTTTAGCTTTGCGAAATTTAGTCAAACGTATAAATTTGAAGCTAAAGTAAATTTGCTTGACACTTTAGGTGAGCTTGTAAATGTCTATGCTATTAGCGATATAGTCGTGCTTGGAGGCAGTTTTGTGCCAAATATCGGTGGGCATAATCCAATCGAGTGCGCACAATTTAACCCGGTAATACTAAGTGGTGAGTTTATATTTAACCAAAAGGCGTTATTTAGCCTAGTTGAAAACATCTACATCGCAAAAGCTAGCGAGATCGGCGGCATAATAGATAGTAGTGCCAAAAAGAGCAAGATCGCCGTACAGGCTAGCGCTGATGCAATCATAGAAGATATAAGGAGCACTTTATGA
- a CDS encoding DUF3972 domain-containing protein — translation MQTYLGVDEFCKLVHLEREVIEDMINRGVLKTKEENGEILIEASEGTMSVVPSVSQNLSLQPQGQDGISFVEKTIGTILNLHEKVLDAKDETLETLRNENKFLKEALISMQELYDEDRKTVETLTKQLKISQDEVEFLKRKYKLMWNQAVENFNGQK, via the coding sequence GTGCAGACCTATCTTGGCGTTGATGAATTTTGCAAACTTGTACACTTAGAGCGTGAAGTTATCGAGGATATGATAAATCGTGGCGTTTTGAAAACCAAAGAGGAAAATGGAGAAATTTTGATAGAAGCGAGCGAAGGAACGATGAGCGTGGTGCCTAGTGTTTCGCAAAATTTATCCTTGCAGCCGCAAGGCCAAGATGGCATCAGCTTTGTTGAAAAGACGATCGGAACGATATTAAATTTACATGAAAAGGTGCTTGACGCAAAGGATGAGACGCTAGAGACCTTAAGAAATGAGAATAAATTTTTAAAAGAGGCACTCATTTCGATGCAAGAGCTCTATGACGAAGATAGAAAAACGGTCGAGACGCTCACAAAACAGCTTAAAATTTCACAGGATGAAGTTGAATTTCTAAAACGAAAATACAAGCTCATGTGGAACCAAGCGGTTGAAAATTTTAACGGACAAAAGTAG